The Microbulbifer sp. TB1203 nucleotide sequence CTCTCCGTTTTCAAGGGATAAAATTCATTGGGGACCATGGTAATTGGCCGGAAACCTCATGAGAAATTAATAAACTAAAACTCACCAATAGCTATCCACTATGGTATTGGCTTACCTTGCGCCAGATAACCCGCATCCACACCGAACCAGAAGCTGCCATCCGCCTTATTGAACATCATATGCCGCACGTTGCCGCCGCTGGGCACCTCGGTGGCGCTGATAAACTTTTCCGTCGCGGTATCGAAGCCGAGAATGCGGTTGGGAATCACCCCGGTATCGACGATCCACAGCCGGCCCTTGTCGTCCGGTGCGGTGCCGTAAGGGCGCGGCGTGGCTCCGGGAAGGCGCCACTCGGTAAATTTGCCCGAGGCCGGGACGTAGCGGCCCAGGTAGCCGTCGGTGTAGTCCACATACCAGATGTTGCCGTCATCATCGATTTCCAGGCGGCGCGGCCGAGCCCCGGCTCGCGGCAGTGTTATCTCTGTCAGGGCGAGGGTTTTCGGATCCACCCGGGCCAGCTTGTTGGTGCCGAACAGCGCAATCCAGGGGCGGTTCTGTGCATCCATTTTTATGCCGTATGGGCGCGCCTTTGCCGACTGCAGCTCCACCACTTTCACTTCGCCGGTTTTGACATCCAGCAGGCCGATGCGATTGCCGTGCTGGGCGGTAAACCAGATATTGCCCTCGCGGTTGAACACCATGGTGTGCGGGTCCTCGATTCCCTCCGGCATGGCAAAGCGACGGATTTCGCCACTCTGCGGATCGAGGCGGCCGATATGCGCATTGCGATTGCCCGCGTACCAGACCCGGTCCTGATCGTCGATGATCAGGTTGTGGGGATGACTGCCATCGGGTACCGAAAATTTTTTGAACTCGCCACTGGCGGGGGAAAAGCGACCGATATAATTGCCGGACTGGCCGCAAAACCACACATCGCCATTGCTGTCTACAAAAGGGTCCCGCGGGCGGCCGCCCCAAGGCACCTTCCATTCGCTGAGTGACAGCTTGTCCGGCAGCGGCTGTTCTCCGGCGGCGTCGGCGAAAGGAACGAAACTCAGAAAAAACAATACGAAGGAAAAGGTAGGACGATACAGCTGGGTAAAAGCAAGCATATATTGCCTCCCGGTTGTTCAGAAGTTCCCTAACTGATCGGGGTGGCACCAAGTTAAGCAGATACCCCTTGTAGGATGGGCAAAGCGCAGCGTGCCCATCTTCCGAGACCTTGATGGGCACGCTACGCTTTGCCCATCCTACAGGGGCTCGGATTTTCCGCTTAACTTTGTGCCATTCATCACTGATCCCTGTCTTCAGCCATAAAGCGGATCAGCGCGGCGTACTCCTCCCGTGTACA carries:
- a CDS encoding lyase, producing the protein MLAFTQLYRPTFSFVLFFLSFVPFADAAGEQPLPDKLSLSEWKVPWGGRPRDPFVDSNGDVWFCGQSGNYIGRFSPASGEFKKFSVPDGSHPHNLIIDDQDRVWYAGNRNAHIGRLDPQSGEIRRFAMPEGIEDPHTMVFNREGNIWFTAQHGNRIGLLDVKTGEVKVVELQSAKARPYGIKMDAQNRPWIALFGTNKLARVDPKTLALTEITLPRAGARPRRLEIDDDGNIWYVDYTDGYLGRYVPASGKFTEWRLPGATPRPYGTAPDDKGRLWIVDTGVIPNRILGFDTATEKFISATEVPSGGNVRHMMFNKADGSFWFGVDAGYLAQGKPIP